The following proteins are co-located in the Nymphalis io chromosome 27, ilAglIoxx1.1, whole genome shotgun sequence genome:
- the LOC126778738 gene encoding fatty acyl-CoA reductase wat-like, which translates to MRSIEDIQEEAQATNDAIKKAISSGDSSVQKFYDNAVVFVTGGSGFVGKHMIEKIFRLFKVHNLVRSLSSALAYFTNNEWNFHDANTLSLHNKLSETDKVIYNCDISSVDMKELVLVWCYGVIKYIVKEDMENRSYALWKQSVLRIVHYIVLPLYLYGLFKLTSAVIKFIYFVVVSTYLYYFKLG; encoded by the exons ATGAGGAGCATCGAAGATATTCAAGAAGAAGCGCAAGCAACGAATGACGCAATTAAGAAGGCAATTTCCAGCGGAGACTCTTCCGTGCAGAAGTTTTACGACAACGCTGTGGTCTTTGTCACTGGCGGGTCAGGATTTGTTGGCAAACACATGATCGAGAAAATCTTTAG gttATTTAAGGTACACAATTTGGTGCGATCCCTTTCGTCGGCGTTAGCGTATTTCACAAACAATGAATGGAACTTCCACGACGCAAACACTCTGAGTCTACACAACAAGTTATCGGAAACTGACAAAGTAATATACAATTGTGATATTTCATCTGTAGACATGAAGGAATTAGTTTTAGTTTGGTGTTAcggagttataaaatatatcgtgaAAGAAGACATGGAGAACAGAAGTTACGCCTTATGGAAGCAGTCGGTGTTGAGAATAGTACATTATATAGTACTCCCATTGTACTTGTACGGGTTATTTAAACTGACGTCGGCTgtcattaagtttatatattttgttgttgtcagtacttatttgtattattttaaattg ggataa